Proteins from a genomic interval of Scomber scombrus chromosome 11, fScoSco1.1, whole genome shotgun sequence:
- the cebpd gene encoding CCAAT/enhancer-binding protein delta, with amino-acid sequence MCDIYSLDSHCVSPPCSMSWAMEPANFYESAKLSGPQQGVCKPGSRSVDGGAGEDGTMVELSTAPAMYDDESAIDFSQYIESMTAVPNLELCNDELFLDLFNTVKQEKADFYNMPSSTVLPGGMHQLSSGYTAERKADSGLDKGVFSAPIKQESDWSDSDMSSSLPSQIENCAQTSVSLPTGQPTPPTTPEPVSAGSSAKSSPRKMGREKSKKAVDRYSMEYRQRRERNNIAVRKSRDKAKMRNVEMQQKLLELSSENDRLHKNIEQLTRELTGLREFFKQIPNSSYVGSSTGESR; translated from the coding sequence ATGTGTGACATATACAGCCTGGACTCTCACTGCGTGTCTCCACCATGCAGCATGAGTTGGGCGATGGAGCCTGCTAACTTCTACGAGAGCGCCAAGCTGAGTGGGCCGCAGCAGGGGGTCTGCAAGCCGGGCAGCAGGAGCGTGGACGGCGGCGCAGGCGAGGACGGCACCATGGTGGAGCTGAGCACCGCCCCTGCCATGTACGACGACGAGAGTGCCATCGACTTCAGCCAGTACATCGAGTCGATGACAGCCGTGCCCAACCTGGAGCTCTGCAACGATGAGCTCTTCCTCGACCTGTTCAACACTGTGAAGCAGGAGAAGGCGGATTTCTACAACATGCCGAGCTCCACGGTGCTGCCCGGCGGCATGCATCAGCTGTCAAGCGGGTACACCGCCGAGAGGAAAGCGGACAGCGGGCTGGATAAGGGGGTGTTCAGCGCACCTATCAAGCAGGAGTCCGACTGGAGTGACAGCGACATGTCCTCATCCCTGCCCTCCCAGATCGAAAACTGCGCTCAGACCTCTGTCAGCCTCCCCACGGGGCAGCCGACCCCACCGACGACCCCGGAGCCCGTCTCCGCTGGCAGCTCGGCCAAATCCTCCCCGCGGAAGATGGGGAGGGAAAAGAGCAAAAAGGCAGTGGACAGGTACAGCATGGAGTACCGTCAGAGGCGAGAGAGGAATAACATTGCAGTGAGGAAAAGCAGGGACAAAGCCAAGATGCGCAACGTGGAGATGCAGCAGAAGCTGCTTGAACTGTCCTCTGAGAACGACAGGCTTCACAAAAATATCGAGCAGCTAACCAGAGAGCTCACCGGGCTCAGGGAGTTCTTCAAGCAGATACCCAACTCCTCCTATGTGGGCTCCTCCACGGGTGAGAGCCGGTGA
- the mcm4 gene encoding DNA replication licensing factor MCM4 translates to MSSPSSTPGRKRGRNTNPPTPSSEGPTSPPSQRRRGQDSSNGDLMPMPTSPATDMLSPAVQDTSLFSSPRPSVQPTEVDMSSPLMYGTPSSRVEGTPRSGVRGTPARQRPDLGSVRKAPQVDLHSEPPSADGAVASEPNAGQKLVIWGTDVNVGVCKEKFQRFLQRFIDPTSTEDENAGLDLNEPLYMQKLEEISVVGDPVLNVNCLHIQSFDAELYRQLICYPQEVIPTFDMAVNELFFERFPDSILEFQIQVRPYNALKTRNMRSLNPEDIDQLITISGMVIRTSQLIPEMQEAFFQCQVCAFSTRVEVDRGRIAEPAVCRHCNTTHSLALIHNRSLFSDKQMVKIQESPEDMPAGQTPHTTVVYAHNDLVDKVQPGDRINITGIYRAVPMRPNPRQSNVKSVYKTHIDTIHFRKTDEKRLHGMDEDAEQKLFTEDRVQTLKELAAKPDVYERLSSALAPSIYEHEDIKKGILLQLFGGARKDFSQTGRGNFRAEVNILLCGDPGTSKSQLLQYVFNLVPRGQYTSGKGSSAVGLTAYVMKDPETRQLVLQTGALVLSDNGICCIDEFDKMSDSTRSVLHEVMEQQTLSIAKAGIICQLNARTAVLAAANPIESQWNPKKTTIENIQLPHTLLSRFDLIFLMLDPQDEAYDRRLAHHLVALYYQSEEQIEEEYLDMAVLKDYIAYARTYISPRLSEEASQALIEAYVDMRKIGSGRGMVSAYPRQLESLIRLAEAHAKVRFSEKVETIDVEEAKRLHREALKQSATDPRTGFVDISILTTGMSATARKRKEDIAQALKKLIEAKGKTPAMKYQQLLDDLRGQSETAITKELFDEALRALADEDYLTVTGKTVRLLA, encoded by the exons ATGTCTTCACCATCATCAACCCCTGGCCGTAAACGTGGAAGGAACACCAACCCTCCTACAC CCAGCAGTGAAGGCCCCACCTCACCTCCATCGCAGCGGCGCAGAGGTCAGGACTCGTCCAATGGGGACCTGATGCCCATGCCCACGTCTCCGGCTACTGACATGCTCAGTCCCGCTGTGCAGGACACTTCTCTGTTCTCCAGCCCACGACCATCAG TTCAACCCACTGAAGTGGACATGAGCTCCCCTCTGATGTACGGGACTCCCAGTTCCAGAGTCGAGGGAACTCCCCGTAGTGGTGTACGCGGTACACCAGCCAGGCAGCGTCCTGATCTGGGCTCAGTCAGGAAGGCTCCACAAGTCGATCTTCACTCTGAACCG CCAAGTGCTGACGGTGCAGTCGCCAGCGAGCCAAATGCGGGTCAGAAACTGGTCATCTGGGGGACTGATGTCAATGTCGGGGTCTGCAAAGAGAAGTTTCAG AGGTTCCTGCAGAGGTTCATCGACCCAACCTCCACTGAAGATGAGAATGCTGGTCTGGACCTGAACGAGCCTTTATACATGCAGAAACTGGAAGAG ATCAGTGTTGTTGGTGATCCAGTGCTGAATGTGAACTGTCTCCATATTCAGTCCTTTGATGCAGAACTTTACAGGCAGCTCATCTGCTACCCACAG GAAGTCATCCCAACCTTCGACATGGCAGTGAACGAGCTTTTCTTTGAGCGTTTCCCCGACTCCATCCTGGAATTTCAGATCCAAGTCCGCCCCTACAACGCCCTGAAAACCAGAAACATGAGGAGCCTGAACCCAGAAG ACATCGATCAGCTGATCACTATCAGCGGCATGGTGATCCGCACCTCGCAGCTCATCCCCGAGATGCAGGAGGCTTTCTTCCAGTGCCAGGTGTGCGCCTTCAGCACCCGCGTGGAGGTGGATCGCGGTCGCATCGCTGAGCCGGCTGTTTGTCGCCACTGCAACACTACCCACAGCCTGGCGCTCATACACAATCGCTCCCTCTTTTCAGACAAACAGATG GTGAAAATTCAGGAGTCTCCGGAAGACATGCCAGCTGGTCAGACTCCTCACACAACTGTTGTCTATGCTCACAATGACCTGGTGGATAAAGTGCAGCCAGGAGACAGAATAAACATCACAG GTATCTACAGAGCGGTGCCCATGCGCCCGAACCCACGTCAGAGCAACGTGAAGTCTGTGTACAAAACTCACATTGACACCATCCACTTCCGCAAGACTGACGAGAAGCGGCTGCACGGTATGGACGAAGACGCCGAACAGAAGCTCTTCACCGAAGACCGGGTGCAGACCCTGAAGGAGCTGGCAGCCAAACCAGATGTCTATGAACGCCTCTCCTCCGCCCTGGCACCCAGTATCTATGAACATGAGGACATcaagaag GGCatcctgctgcagctgtttggCGGCGCTCGTAAGGACTTCAGTCAGACCGGCCGCGGCAACTTCCGCGCAGAGGTGAACATCCTCCTCTGCGGAGACCCCGGCACCAGCAAGTCCCAGCTGCTGCAGTACGTATTCAACCTGGTGCCCCGCGGACAGTACACGTCAGGAAAGGGCTCCAGCGCTGTGGGTCTCACCGCCTACGTGATGAAGGACCCAGAGACCCGGCAGCTGGTCCTGCAGACCGGAGCTCTGGTGCTGAGCGACAATGGCATCTGCTGCATCGACGAGTTTGACAAGATGAGCGACAGCACGCGCTCTGTGCTGCACGAGGTCATGGAACAGCAGACTCTCTCCATCGCCAAG GCTGGAATCATTTGTCAGTTGAACGCCCGCACCGCTGTGTTGGCCGCCGCCAACCCCATCGAATCTCAGTGGAACCCCAAAAAGACTACGATTGAGAACATTCAGCTTCCTCACACACTTCTGTCCAG ATTTGACCTCATCTTCCTGATGCTCGACCCCCAAGACGAGGCTTATGACCGCAGGCTTGCCCACCACCTGGTGGCGCTGTACTACCAGAGCGAGGAGCAGATAGAGGAGGAGTACCTCGACATGGCTGTGTTGAAGGACTACATCGCATACGCACGCACGTACATAAGTCCAAGACTGAGTGAGGAGGCCAGCCAGGCGCTGATCGAG GCCTACGTGGACATGAGGAAGATCGGCAGCGGTCGAGGGATGGTGTCAGCCTACCCCAGACAGCTGGAGTCCCTGATCCGCTTGGCAGAGGCCCACGCCAAGGTCCGCTTCTCTGAGAAGGTGGAGACCATCGACGTGGAGGAGGCCAAGCGGCTACACAGAGAGGCCCTCAAACAGTCGGCCACTGACCCCAGGACAGGATTTGTTGACATCTCTATTCTCACAACAG GTATGAGCGCCACCGCACGCAAGCGTAAAGAGGACATCGCTCAGGCTCTAAAGAAACTGATCGAGGCTAAAGGAAAGACCCCTGCCATGAAATACCAGCAGCTGCTTGACGACCTCCGAGGACAGTCTGaaact GCGATCACTAAGGAGCTGTTTGATGAGGCGCTACGGGCCCTGGCTGACGAGGATTACTTGACAGTCACTGGAAAGACTGTTCGTCTCCTCGCCTGA